One Salvia splendens isolate huo1 chromosome 1, SspV2, whole genome shotgun sequence genomic window, AGGGGGAGGAGACGACGACTGTCGTTTGAGGAAGGCGGCAAAGAGGAGCTCGTTCCACGAATCGGGCACGCCGGGGAGACACCAGTGGCTGCAGTCTTGGCGGTGGATCGGAGCTGGTCCGCCGTTGGGACCTAAATAATACAAGGAGGAATGGCCATCTTTCCTCTGAGAAGTCATCACAGTCACATTCAGTAACTCCACATTCCCAGTTTTTAGATGCTCGGATAAGCCATCCAACACGGTTTCCAGCTCTACGTACGAGGAGGAAGGCGGTGAGCCTGGATCGGGCAGTGTCTGGAGATGGCAGGTGCCGCCGTTCTTCCAGTCTCCTCCTCTGAAATGGACGGGGGCGTAGGCTCGGAAGACGAGATGGGTCTTGGAGGAGTTCACTTCGCGGCTTATCCAATCCGAGAGAGTCCTCAGGGACGCGTGGAACGCGTCCCCGACGCTCATCCCCATCTTGATCTCGTCCCCTTTTTGGAAGTAACATCCCCTGAAGATGACAATACGCGTTAGCTTCATATACATGTATCTGATACAGATCAAACAAGATAACTCATTACAAAAGACTAGTCAATCGTACCCTCTGATGGTCTTCTCGTAGTTCCACCAATGGCCGGTGTTCAAAACGAGCAAATCCGCCTCCTTCCAATGCTCGGAGCTCCAATCCATGTGATCGAGTTTGAGGGTCATCCTGATCTTCTCCGGAGTGCCTGGGGGCGCTCGGCTCTGCAGGACAAGGAACGGAGCTCTGTAGTATTCGACTGTGCAGTTGAAATCGGAGAATTTGAAGATCAACGAGCCCGAATGCTTCGTGATAGGGCTTCCGTTCACTTCATACACGGAAGTTTTATTAGCAATGGCAGAAGACAACATACACAAAAGGGATTCCCATTGGTTTCTTCCAATTGAATCTCCAACAAAAATTATCCTTTTGTCTCTCAGCTTTTCAAGCATCACTTTTCCATCAAATCTGCAactcaacaaacacaaaaaatctcattttcattcaatttccacaaaacccataaaaaaaatttcaagaaataaaacaatacAGCAACTTAATCGAAATCCAATAACACTATTATATGCATTTCTCTATCTCATTCATATTTCACTGCTTAATCCCACTATgtaaaatttccaaatcttcataaaaaaaacaagcCCTTTCATTCAATTTCCATAATACCCATAAAAAGAGTGCAAGAAAAGAAACAATTCAACAACTTAATTAAAATCATGACACTATTATATGCATCTCTATCAAAAAcctcatttttttcattcatattGCACTGTCTAATCCCACTGTGAAAATTTTTCAAGAAAAACATCTTTACAAAAACTCAAGAATCCCTTTTATTCCATTTCCACCAAACCCATAAAAAGATTTCAAGAAAGGAAACAATACAACAACTTAATCAATCCCATGACATTATTATATTCATAGCTCTGTCAAAAACTTCATCTTTCTCATTAATGCTACATTATTGTCTAATCCCACTAATTTTCAAGAAACACATCTTCACAAAAATCAATAAGCCAATTTCCATCATACCCAttaa contains:
- the LOC121755796 gene encoding protein trichome birefringence-like 11, with the translated sequence MGQFDFIKKLKFQESSPAVVGCFFSSICLISFFLLVDYRVLNGQLLLLSSWFKSSEKVGFLEIGGEGCDIFSGNWVWDESYPLYQSQDCMFLDGGFRCTENGRPDHFYTKWRWQPKDCNLPRFDGKVMLEKLRDKRIIFVGDSIGRNQWESLLCMLSSAIANKTSVYEVNGSPITKHSGSLIFKFSDFNCTVEYYRAPFLVLQSRAPPGTPEKIRMTLKLDHMDWSSEHWKEADLLVLNTGHWWNYEKTIRGGCYFQKGDEIKMGMSVGDAFHASLRTLSDWISREVNSSKTHLVFRAYAPVHFRGGDWKNGGTCHLQTLPDPGSPPSSSYVELETVLDGLSEHLKTGNVELLNVTVMTSQRKDGHSSLYYLGPNGGPAPIHRQDCSHWCLPGVPDSWNELLFAAFLKRQSSSPPPASA